The proteins below are encoded in one region of Haloterrigena turkmenica DSM 5511:
- a CDS encoding HalOD1 output domain-containing protein → MSIPSSVEDGIFYDTTTDTFHARFNPEQTNPSKAVILALAEVTRTDLSKMEPLFSEIDPNALDTILGSHLSETATEARKVTFQYQNHLVFVTGSGTLTVFPEVQEQTLKERRA, encoded by the coding sequence ATGAGTATACCATCCTCAGTCGAAGACGGCATCTTCTATGACACAACAACAGACACCTTTCACGCTCGCTTCAATCCAGAGCAAACCAATCCGAGCAAAGCCGTCATCTTGGCTCTCGCGGAAGTGACCCGAACAGACCTATCCAAAATGGAACCCCTGTTCAGTGAGATCGATCCGAACGCACTGGATACGATTCTCGGTTCCCATCTATCGGAGACCGCCACCGAGGCTCGCAAGGTGACGTTCCAATATCAGAATCATTTAGTGTTCGTGACCGGTTCGGGTACCCTCACTGTCTTCCCCGAGGTCCAAGAGCAAACTCTGAAGGAGAGACGTGCCTGA
- a CDS encoding GH32 C-terminal domain-containing protein, whose translation MTENHKRSASTDSIGHVNRRDWLQIFGEVAVSASIGGALTESVTASHTESKIGDWPLDEGSGDSTVESVAGYRKHVAYKGDRDPLWVDGKGQNGLLFDGYTTWAAWEADELAPEFGQELSELTIDTWVAPRSHGSESNYIDPIIEKRDRSAQQGFTFGVDNYGHWTFQVGLGDSWEEIWVESGDLIDVYQWNHLTAVFDGNAGSLRLYKDGSLVAENSTPTGTIGPADVALKLGRNSQMDYIGEGKDVWKQNMFNGAVSQLETYDAALSGSEIRSKHDNEVSGLPATGYQELTVNPKQYDGDNHRPEYHAIAPTHWMNEPHGPLYFDGKYHLFYQHNPKGSYWRQIHWGHWVSDDMVHWNPVEEALRPEEGIDPAGCWSGDAVVDVDGCPKLLYTAGLTEGTDDQAIAEATSTFPEDDDVALTDWNKQGVVMRQPDDPGLMKNEFRDPHVWQENGEWYCLVGSGLQNGGGGTVLAFHSTDCVNWNYEGRALQLDSPDDYPHLGDNWELPVLLPIGTDANCNEKHVLCISPQGGDTEVWYWIGTWDTANFEFVRDHQDPLLIDEGNFHFTGPSGFVDPQTGRSILFTIAQDHRKEQLWHDSGWAHNAGTPIELSLRDDGRLGIAPIGEMESARSEKLLEMNDADPALVDDALENLTADTVELQLEIESNGATEYGFYSHYSPGGEEKTLVYYDESTGEIKTDRNQTSQDSTLMEAEQDKSSLTTQGPVDVGSDNLRLRAFIDKSLIECYVNSLKSVTTRAYPSRDDSTELRLYRDGDITVRSIEIWEMEDIQNGRPSSERYRPGYHFERESGWMNDPNGLVYHDGTYHMFYQAGESRRRWDHATSTDLVNWTEQGTKIPDTDSVQAYSGGAVVDVNDTAGFGENTIVTMYTGHHDGGEEDQRIAYSTDGGDTFTKYGGNPVLDEDTGNWRDPNPFWYDSTGNWRMVVARVEGNGPDRPAGIEIYESDDLKNWTYLSTYESDGVAWECPDLFELPVENADERRWVMTVSVDADHVEHHVGQFDGTTFVADNEVYADSGRDFYAAQSWTNEPATDSRLGLAWTSHWDYAADTPEDGWKGAQSFPRRITLRDTGSGIVPIQRLDGAVESNRKGVLADLSDEPLSPTHDPLAGTNVKGEMLELLATIDPGTADAVVLELRKGISQETRVTYDVGAEELFVDRGDAGAFFGDTDKDVASQPVALRDDGTLTVRVFVDRSIISTFANDGKKTMTNRIYPDETSVHATMTASGGTATIESLTAWDYSEGLVDGATYRIENRNSGKVLEIQDGGTGDGDTVQQWEWWGGDNQKWSAHEVDGGVFRFENANSGKVLDIKDAATDDGAYAMQWEWWGGDNQQWTVDRTPDGYYRVRNVNSGKVLDIEDTLTRDGAYAMQWEWWGGNNQQWKFERL comes from the coding sequence GTGACAGAGAACCACAAGCGGTCCGCTAGTACCGACAGCATCGGCCACGTCAATCGGCGCGATTGGTTGCAGATCTTCGGGGAGGTCGCCGTTTCGGCTAGCATCGGCGGTGCGCTCACCGAGTCCGTAACGGCGTCGCACACCGAATCCAAGATCGGTGACTGGCCTCTCGACGAGGGAAGCGGTGATTCCACCGTCGAAAGCGTCGCAGGATACCGAAAACACGTCGCTTATAAGGGTGACCGAGATCCGCTGTGGGTCGACGGGAAAGGCCAGAACGGCCTGCTGTTCGACGGCTACACCACGTGGGCGGCCTGGGAGGCCGACGAACTCGCGCCGGAGTTCGGTCAGGAGCTCTCGGAGCTAACGATCGACACCTGGGTCGCTCCGCGTTCTCACGGCTCCGAGTCGAATTACATCGACCCGATCATCGAGAAGCGCGACCGGAGCGCCCAGCAGGGGTTCACGTTTGGCGTCGACAACTACGGCCACTGGACGTTCCAGGTGGGTCTCGGCGACAGCTGGGAGGAGATTTGGGTCGAGAGCGGCGACCTGATCGACGTCTACCAGTGGAACCACCTCACAGCCGTCTTCGACGGAAACGCGGGGTCATTGCGGCTCTACAAGGACGGGAGCCTCGTCGCCGAGAACTCGACTCCAACCGGGACGATCGGCCCCGCCGATGTTGCCCTCAAGCTCGGGAGGAACTCCCAGATGGACTACATTGGCGAGGGCAAAGACGTCTGGAAGCAGAACATGTTCAACGGCGCCGTCAGCCAGCTGGAAACCTACGACGCTGCACTCTCCGGCTCCGAGATCCGGAGCAAGCACGACAACGAAGTCAGCGGCCTCCCCGCGACTGGCTACCAGGAGTTGACGGTCAATCCAAAGCAGTACGACGGCGACAATCACCGGCCGGAGTACCACGCGATCGCGCCGACACACTGGATGAACGAACCCCACGGTCCGCTGTACTTCGACGGGAAGTATCATCTGTTCTACCAGCACAACCCGAAGGGATCCTACTGGCGGCAGATCCACTGGGGTCACTGGGTCAGCGACGACATGGTCCACTGGAACCCCGTCGAGGAGGCGCTCCGACCGGAGGAGGGAATCGACCCGGCGGGTTGCTGGTCGGGCGACGCCGTCGTCGACGTCGACGGCTGTCCGAAGCTCCTCTACACCGCGGGCCTCACGGAAGGAACGGACGATCAAGCCATCGCCGAGGCAACGTCGACGTTCCCCGAGGACGACGACGTAGCGCTCACTGACTGGAACAAACAGGGGGTCGTGATGCGTCAGCCCGACGACCCCGGCCTGATGAAAAACGAGTTTCGCGACCCCCACGTCTGGCAGGAGAACGGTGAATGGTACTGTCTCGTCGGCTCGGGTCTCCAGAACGGCGGCGGGGGTACCGTGCTCGCGTTTCACTCCACGGATTGCGTCAACTGGAACTACGAGGGACGGGCGCTCCAGCTGGACAGTCCCGACGACTACCCGCACCTCGGCGACAACTGGGAACTGCCGGTTCTGCTGCCGATCGGCACGGACGCCAACTGCAACGAGAAGCACGTCCTTTGCATCAGCCCTCAGGGCGGCGACACAGAGGTGTGGTACTGGATCGGGACTTGGGACACCGCTAACTTCGAGTTCGTCCGTGATCACCAAGATCCGCTGCTCATCGATGAGGGCAACTTCCACTTCACCGGGCCCAGCGGCTTCGTCGATCCGCAGACGGGCCGCTCAATCCTGTTCACGATCGCGCAGGATCACCGCAAGGAACAGCTCTGGCACGACTCCGGGTGGGCGCACAACGCCGGGACGCCGATAGAGCTGTCGCTGCGCGACGACGGCCGCCTCGGCATCGCGCCGATCGGGGAGATGGAGAGCGCCCGATCAGAGAAGCTCCTAGAGATGAACGACGCTGATCCAGCGCTCGTCGACGACGCGCTAGAGAACCTCACCGCCGATACCGTCGAACTGCAGTTAGAGATCGAGTCGAACGGCGCGACGGAGTACGGCTTCTACTCCCACTACTCGCCCGGCGGCGAGGAAAAGACGCTCGTCTACTACGACGAATCGACCGGCGAGATCAAGACCGACCGGAACCAGACCAGTCAGGACTCGACGCTGATGGAAGCGGAGCAGGACAAGAGCAGTCTCACGACGCAGGGGCCGGTCGACGTCGGCAGCGACAACCTGCGTCTGCGGGCGTTCATCGACAAGTCGCTGATCGAGTGCTACGTCAACTCGCTCAAGAGCGTCACGACGCGTGCGTACCCGTCGCGCGATGACTCGACGGAGCTGCGACTGTACCGAGACGGCGACATCACCGTCCGATCAATCGAGATCTGGGAGATGGAGGACATCCAGAACGGACGGCCTAGTTCGGAACGGTACCGACCCGGGTACCACTTCGAACGCGAGAGCGGCTGGATGAACGATCCAAACGGTCTGGTGTACCACGACGGTACGTACCACATGTTCTACCAGGCCGGCGAGTCCCGCCGACGGTGGGATCACGCCACCAGCACGGACCTGGTCAACTGGACCGAGCAGGGAACCAAGATCCCGGACACGGACAGCGTTCAGGCGTACTCCGGTGGCGCGGTGGTCGACGTGAACGACACGGCCGGGTTCGGTGAGAACACAATCGTGACCATGTACACGGGCCACCACGACGGCGGAGAAGAGGACCAGCGCATCGCCTACAGCACCGACGGCGGCGACACCTTCACCAAGTACGGCGGGAACCCGGTGCTCGACGAGGACACCGGCAACTGGCGCGATCCGAACCCGTTCTGGTACGATTCAACCGGCAACTGGCGGATGGTCGTCGCGCGCGTCGAGGGGAACGGCCCCGACCGGCCGGCGGGGATCGAGATCTACGAGTCCGACGACCTGAAGAACTGGACGTACCTGAGCACCTACGAGTCCGACGGCGTCGCCTGGGAGTGTCCCGATCTGTTCGAGCTCCCGGTCGAGAACGCCGACGAGCGGCGTTGGGTGATGACCGTCTCCGTCGACGCCGACCATGTCGAACACCACGTCGGCCAGTTCGACGGCACGACGTTCGTCGCCGATAACGAGGTGTACGCGGACTCGGGACGGGACTTCTACGCCGCCCAGAGCTGGACCAACGAACCGGCGACGGACTCTCGCCTGGGACTGGCGTGGACGAGCCACTGGGATTACGCAGCTGACACGCCCGAGGACGGTTGGAAAGGCGCCCAGTCGTTCCCTCGCCGGATCACCCTCAGGGACACCGGGAGCGGGATCGTACCGATCCAGCGCCTCGACGGGGCGGTCGAGTCGAACCGCAAGGGCGTACTCGCGGATCTGAGCGACGAACCCCTTTCGCCTACCCACGACCCGTTGGCGGGCACCAACGTGAAAGGTGAGATGCTCGAGTTGCTCGCGACGATCGATCCGGGCACTGCTGACGCCGTGGTCCTCGAGCTTCGCAAGGGCATCAGTCAGGAGACGCGCGTCACCTACGACGTCGGCGCGGAGGAGTTGTTCGTCGATCGAGGCGACGCGGGCGCCTTCTTCGGCGACACCGACAAGGACGTCGCGAGCCAACCGGTGGCGTTGCGCGACGACGGGACGCTCACGGTGCGCGTGTTCGTCGATCGGAGTATCATCTCCACGTTCGCCAACGACGGCAAGAAGACGATGACGAATCGGATCTACCCGGACGAAACGAGCGTCCACGCGACGATGACCGCGAGCGGCGGTACGGCGACCATCGAAAGCCTCACCGCTTGGGACTACTCCGAAGGACTTGTAGACGGCGCGACCTACCGAATCGAGAACCGCAATAGCGGGAAAGTCCTTGAGATACAGGACGGAGGAACCGGAGACGGCGACACCGTTCAGCAGTGGGAGTGGTGGGGCGGTGATAATCAGAAATGGAGCGCTCACGAGGTTGATGGCGGTGTCTTCCGGTTCGAGAATGCCAATAGCGGAAAAGTACTGGATATCAAAGATGCAGCCACTGACGACGGCGCCTACGCCATGCAATGGGAGTGGTGGGGCGGCGACAACCAGCAGTGGACTGTCGATAGGACACCGGATGGGTACTACCGAGTCCGGAATGTCAACAGCGGGAAGGTGCTCGATATCGAGGACACTTTGACGCGCGACGGCGCCTACGCTATGCAGTGGGAGTGGTGGGGCGGCAACAACCAGCAGTGGAAATTTGAGCGACTCTAA
- a CDS encoding DUF7344 domain-containing protein → MLDEIMAALANGHRRQLLVALLEHNPQEAVQTPEGVRVDGEQLANLQVEMYHNHLPRLEEAGFITWDREQHVVERGPQFEQIKPVLEVFEENANELPVDWP, encoded by the coding sequence ATGCTCGACGAGATCATGGCAGCGTTAGCGAATGGACATCGTCGGCAGTTGCTGGTCGCCCTTCTGGAACACAATCCGCAGGAAGCAGTGCAGACACCAGAAGGTGTACGAGTCGACGGTGAGCAGTTAGCAAATCTCCAAGTCGAGATGTATCATAATCACCTGCCACGGTTAGAGGAGGCCGGATTCATCACGTGGGATCGGGAGCAGCACGTGGTTGAGAGAGGCCCGCAATTCGAGCAGATCAAGCCGGTGCTGGAAGTGTTCGAGGAGAACGCGAATGAACTACCAGTCGACTGGCCATGA
- a CDS encoding DUF7344 domain-containing protein — translation MSEKELGGKRLNRRDDTTDTQTDSTIVGDGGIQTGNDGQRKLEGVLRALLNQRRRYTLSFLQETEVSDLDELARHVAAMEQETDPATIESARLSRCKRR, via the coding sequence ATGTCGGAGAAGGAACTCGGCGGCAAGCGACTCAATCGTCGTGACGACACTACCGATACCCAGACCGACTCGACGATCGTTGGTGATGGGGGCATTCAGACCGGCAACGACGGACAACGGAAACTAGAAGGTGTGCTCCGTGCGTTGCTAAATCAGCGCCGCCGGTACACCCTGTCCTTCCTGCAGGAGACCGAAGTCAGCGATCTCGATGAACTGGCAAGGCATGTTGCTGCGATGGAACAAGAGACGGACCCAGCTACCATAGAGTCCGCCCGGTTGAGCAGGTGCAAACGTCGTTAG
- a CDS encoding HalOD1 output domain-containing protein: protein MNTQINADDSSTSLTTSTTADWDSGSENTPVYAIVSAVAEAEGVDSIDLPPLYNVIDPEALNALFTSDSGTVSSVEFEYAGYSVVVRGEGDVVVQSLQ from the coding sequence ATGAACACACAGATCAATGCAGACGACTCTTCAACTTCCCTGACTACGTCGACCACTGCCGACTGGGACAGTGGTTCCGAGAACACCCCTGTCTACGCAATTGTTTCTGCAGTTGCAGAGGCAGAGGGCGTTGACTCCATTGACCTGCCGCCGCTCTACAACGTGATCGATCCGGAAGCACTGAACGCTCTCTTCACGTCTGATTCTGGTACTGTTTCCAGTGTGGAGTTCGAGTACGCCGGATATTCTGTTGTTGTCCGCGGAGAAGGAGACGTTGTCGTCCAATCTCTTCAATAG
- a CDS encoding DUF7344 domain-containing protein, translating to MQTSLAHSDLPKLAENGLVEFDRRSKAVRYSRPPDLLDKMLRLCANFDDPAVEYR from the coding sequence GTGCAAACGTCGTTAGCACATTCCGATCTCCCGAAGTTAGCGGAAAACGGACTTGTCGAATTCGATCGCCGTAGCAAAGCCGTGAGGTACTCACGGCCGCCTGACCTTCTCGATAAGATGCTCCGCCTCTGCGCCAATTTCGATGATCCAGCAGTGGAATACCGGTGA
- a CDS encoding HalOD1 output domain-containing protein, whose product MNQGQLSLQCDCTPVGVHHYDSDSDSSPIDAVIRAIAVVTDTEPENLAPLYETIDTEALSELFEHRSNAPHLEEQVLAFTVDNWNVFVRDDGQIRVCDPTGPDTPSPIFE is encoded by the coding sequence ATGAATCAGGGCCAACTATCGCTACAGTGCGATTGTACGCCAGTCGGAGTTCACCATTATGATAGCGACAGCGACTCGTCCCCTATTGACGCTGTCATTAGAGCAATTGCGGTGGTGACAGATACCGAGCCAGAAAACCTTGCACCATTGTACGAGACAATCGATACGGAGGCACTTAGCGAGTTGTTTGAACACCGTTCGAATGCTCCCCACTTAGAAGAACAAGTCCTTGCTTTCACTGTGGACAACTGGAATGTCTTTGTTCGCGACGATGGTCAAATACGTGTTTGTGATCCAACTGGGCCAGACACGCCATCGCCAATTTTCGAGTGA
- a CDS encoding PadR family transcriptional regulator, producing the protein MYDLTGFQRDLLYVATGLEEPHGLAIKDELENYYEKEIHHGRLYPNLDTLVDKGLVEKGEADRRTNIYSVTRRGIREVEARRDWEDQYVGNIFSE; encoded by the coding sequence ATGTATGATCTGACCGGCTTCCAGCGCGACCTCCTGTACGTTGCTACCGGCCTCGAGGAACCGCACGGCCTCGCGATCAAAGACGAACTCGAGAACTACTACGAGAAAGAGATCCACCACGGCCGCCTCTACCCGAACCTCGATACACTCGTCGACAAAGGACTGGTCGAGAAAGGGGAGGCCGACCGCCGTACCAACATCTACTCGGTGACACGCCGCGGAATCCGAGAGGTTGAAGCCCGCCGCGACTGGGAAGATCAGTACGTGGGAAACATATTTTCTGAATGA
- a CDS encoding bacterio-opsin activator domain-containing protein: MGSSVPSPATVQAVFDQLGPPGTPFTTPEIAAEFDCSDRTIYNRLDALVDEGVIETKKVGARGRVWWRPVDGDIRRNGGAFNERNPVSFRDEQALSFLSDSEMAERIRKFEWAKTPLGPMDGWPLELRVAADIMLGADEAIGLYWGEDLTLLYNDAWRELIGDKHPEALGRPAQEVFPEIWETIEPMFADVLDGNGVGFEREQRLSLERDGQIEDAWFDYSANPILMADGSVGGVFNIANEITERKDAQQTLRDREGRLNAFVTSTSEIVYRMSPDWSEMYYLDGKDFIADTEDPRETWLKEYIPPDEQERVMAAIEEAIETKSMFELEHQVHQVDGTRGWTHSRAVPILDDDGDIVEWFGTASDVTERRRAEQALRESEQRYQRLFDSVNESIEEAFFIIERVSGEGETAANGDDPAAYRFVETNPVFEKSIGVTDVVGKQVSDLDFDGDLPGSDVWGEVVRTGESRRFEIETTGGPLADGWYDVRVFPYGGADSRAAACLADDITDQKEVQRSLERLTEASRELIEADPEMVHDRVAELTIAVLDVEYAALWRYDEASGDLIDAISTLDTGIDAETVRHPDDASEHVWQAFIDDETAVTNNLHVDETVPDAATLRSRLLIPLGRHGVVCIGSFQPNGFDERIVDLAETLGATLETAWDRADSERQLQVQNEELQRLDRLNTLIREIDQALVGADTREEIDEAVCERLASSDLYEFAWLGEYDPGTNRIEPRAWAGVDSGYVEELTITVEDTPTNRDPIARALRTGDLQVVADIATDSGFAPWREATLERGARSLVCIPLVYDDAAYGVLTVYADRPQSDEDKRNRDVLSELGDTTAHALNARETRATLQTDSVVELTLRFEDADTPLYRLSRETEYTIEHQGFVPRSSGQTDVFFIVREISPEDLRATAERSLAFEDLDCLTERADGALFRARVSEPTLAARVTDEGAVVRSITIDSGVATVVLDIPHTAAVREFLNRLRQWHPELELRARQSRERPLKTRQTFVTALEDRLTDRQREVLQTAYLSGFFEMPRVSNGQEVTHLVGVSQPTFSEHLRAAERTLCEVLFETEPYAEDIVST, encoded by the coding sequence ATGGGTTCGTCCGTACCATCGCCTGCCACGGTCCAAGCGGTCTTCGACCAGCTCGGTCCCCCTGGGACCCCCTTCACGACGCCGGAGATCGCCGCGGAGTTCGACTGTTCCGACCGAACGATCTACAATCGACTCGACGCGCTCGTCGACGAGGGCGTCATTGAGACGAAGAAAGTCGGCGCTCGCGGACGGGTGTGGTGGAGGCCCGTCGACGGCGACATTCGACGGAACGGCGGCGCTTTCAACGAACGGAACCCCGTCTCATTCCGAGATGAGCAGGCACTATCCTTTCTCTCTGATAGCGAGATGGCCGAACGCATCCGCAAGTTCGAGTGGGCCAAAACGCCGCTTGGCCCGATGGACGGGTGGCCCCTAGAGTTGCGGGTCGCGGCCGACATCATGCTGGGGGCGGACGAGGCCATCGGTCTCTACTGGGGAGAGGACCTGACACTGCTGTACAATGACGCCTGGCGGGAGTTGATCGGTGACAAGCATCCGGAGGCGCTGGGGCGGCCTGCCCAAGAGGTGTTTCCCGAGATCTGGGAGACGATCGAGCCGATGTTCGCTGACGTGCTGGATGGGAATGGAGTTGGGTTCGAACGGGAACAGCGACTGTCGCTGGAACGTGACGGCCAGATAGAGGACGCGTGGTTCGACTACAGCGCCAATCCGATTCTGATGGCCGACGGCTCCGTCGGTGGCGTCTTCAACATCGCGAACGAAATCACCGAGAGAAAAGACGCCCAACAAACCCTGCGCGACAGAGAGGGGCGACTCAACGCATTCGTCACAAGTACCTCGGAAATCGTCTATCGAATGAGTCCGGACTGGTCAGAGATGTACTACTTGGACGGCAAGGATTTCATCGCCGACACGGAGGATCCTCGGGAAACGTGGTTGAAGGAGTACATTCCACCGGACGAGCAAGAGCGGGTGATGGCCGCCATTGAGGAGGCCATCGAGACGAAAAGCATGTTCGAACTGGAGCACCAGGTTCACCAGGTCGATGGCACCCGAGGCTGGACGCACTCACGGGCAGTGCCGATACTGGACGACGACGGCGACATCGTCGAGTGGTTCGGGACGGCCAGTGACGTCACCGAGCGAAGGCGCGCTGAACAGGCTCTTCGTGAGTCAGAGCAACGCTATCAAAGGCTGTTCGACTCCGTCAACGAGTCCATCGAAGAGGCCTTTTTCATCATCGAGCGGGTGTCCGGCGAGGGCGAGACTGCCGCAAACGGGGACGACCCGGCAGCGTATCGCTTCGTGGAAACGAACCCGGTGTTCGAGAAATCCATCGGTGTGACCGACGTAGTCGGGAAACAAGTGAGCGATCTCGATTTCGACGGCGACCTCCCCGGATCGGACGTGTGGGGAGAGGTGGTCCGGACAGGCGAATCGAGACGCTTCGAGATCGAGACCACTGGTGGTCCGCTCGCCGATGGCTGGTACGATGTTCGCGTCTTCCCGTATGGCGGAGCGGACAGTCGAGCCGCTGCGTGTCTCGCCGACGATATCACAGACCAAAAGGAAGTCCAACGGTCTCTTGAACGGCTCACCGAGGCAAGCCGGGAACTGATAGAGGCCGATCCAGAGATGGTCCACGACCGCGTGGCTGAGCTCACGATAGCGGTGCTTGACGTCGAGTACGCTGCGCTCTGGCGGTATGACGAGGCAAGCGGAGACTTGATCGACGCCATCAGCACTCTCGACACGGGGATCGATGCCGAAACCGTCCGACACCCGGATGATGCCTCTGAGCACGTCTGGCAGGCGTTTATCGACGATGAGACCGCCGTCACAAACAACCTCCACGTCGACGAGACCGTGCCGGACGCAGCGACCCTGCGGAGCCGCCTGCTCATTCCACTGGGCAGACATGGCGTTGTCTGTATCGGATCCTTCCAGCCGAATGGCTTCGATGAGCGGATAGTCGACCTTGCCGAAACTCTCGGGGCGACGCTCGAAACGGCGTGGGACCGTGCCGACAGCGAACGCCAATTGCAAGTGCAGAACGAAGAACTGCAACGCCTCGACCGTCTCAACACCCTCATACGAGAGATCGATCAGGCACTTGTGGGAGCCGATACCCGCGAGGAGATCGATGAGGCAGTCTGCGAACGACTGGCCAGCTCCGACCTCTACGAGTTCGCGTGGCTCGGAGAGTACGATCCGGGGACCAACCGGATAGAACCGCGTGCGTGGGCTGGCGTCGACAGCGGCTACGTAGAGGAGCTCACGATCACGGTCGAGGACACACCGACCAACCGAGACCCAATCGCCCGTGCCCTCCGCACGGGCGACTTGCAGGTGGTTGCAGACATCGCTACGGATAGCGGCTTCGCCCCCTGGCGGGAAGCGACGCTCGAACGCGGCGCCCGGTCGCTGGTCTGCATTCCACTCGTTTACGACGACGCGGCGTACGGCGTGTTGACAGTCTACGCCGACCGTCCCCAGTCCGACGAGGACAAACGGAATCGGGACGTGCTGTCGGAACTCGGTGATACGACCGCCCATGCGCTCAACGCGAGGGAGACGCGGGCGACGTTGCAGACCGACAGCGTCGTCGAACTCACGCTCCGATTCGAGGACGCTGACACGCCGCTGTATCGTCTCTCCCGGGAGACGGAGTATACCATCGAGCATCAGGGGTTCGTTCCCCGATCGAGCGGGCAGACCGACGTCTTCTTCATCGTTCGTGAAATCTCGCCGGAAGATCTCCGGGCCACAGCAGAACGCTCGCTCGCGTTCGAGGACCTAGACTGTCTCACCGAGAGGGCCGATGGAGCACTGTTCAGGGCACGGGTGTCTGAGCCGACGCTCGCCGCACGGGTCACTGACGAGGGGGCTGTCGTGCGTTCGATTACCATCGATTCCGGGGTTGCAACCGTTGTTCTCGATATCCCCCACACGGCAGCGGTCCGCGAGTTCCTGAACCGACTCCGCCAGTGGCATCCGGAATTGGAGCTACGCGCCCGCCAGTCGCGCGAACGGCCACTGAAGACCCGGCAAACCTTCGTGACGGCGCTCGAGGACCGCCTGACGGATCGACAGCGGGAAGTCCTGCAGACGGCCTACCTGAGCGGCTTCTTCGAGATGCCACGGGTCAGTAACGGACAGGAGGTCACACACCTGGTCGGCGTCTCACAGCCGACGTTCTCTGAGCACCTGCGTGCCGCTGAACGTACCCTGTGTGAGGTCCTATTCGAGACCGAACCGTATGCCGAGGATATCGTCTCGACGTAG
- the sugE gene encoding quaternary ammonium compound efflux SMR transporter SugE has product MSWYLLILAGLFEVSWAIGLEYSDGFTKPIPTLGTAVALILSMVLLAQAIKDLPIGTAYAVWTGIGAVGTASLGIILFDEPATLARIGFISLILVGIVGLHFVSGGH; this is encoded by the coding sequence ATGTCGTGGTATCTCCTGATACTGGCTGGTTTGTTCGAGGTCAGTTGGGCAATCGGACTTGAATATTCGGATGGATTCACAAAGCCGATACCTACGCTCGGCACCGCCGTTGCCCTCATCCTTAGTATGGTACTGTTGGCACAGGCTATCAAAGATCTCCCCATCGGCACGGCGTACGCTGTCTGGACAGGTATCGGGGCTGTTGGGACAGCTTCACTGGGGATTATCCTGTTTGACGAACCTGCGACTCTTGCGCGGATAGGGTTCATTAGTCTAATTCTTGTCGGTATCGTCGGTCTCCATTTCGTTTCCGGAGGCCACTGA